One genomic segment of Megalobrama amblycephala isolate DHTTF-2021 unplaced genomic scaffold, ASM1881202v1 scaffold472, whole genome shotgun sequence includes these proteins:
- the LOC125261722 gene encoding uncharacterized protein LOC125261722 isoform X2: MSMSDSEIQENLMVLDNLVDHQELKDELQSLDDFLGELQEEEAAAAPAKMPEPRQPRVHWRKRDVHGNIVYARPRSSRHQSKKADHIQNIDPPFNAPDTNCEVAFAPETVECFLQDLQHSLSDSSGDEASPLGTPRDPLLASSNWSIRQSLFSERWRAERPRLVNTAAAKESVATHICQQCRSSPAVIRCCDCRPRPFFCAECDISMHTRHVLHNRDAMTAGFFQPLPPTTVVVDKALSQCVRLVPVEMPEKICGCSPESLRVSPGKTVAVVTMNGRYDLSMPELFCEACQATWTAAVADLNSSDYWPATLQFATMYTTDIFFSFEEMKMVTPGLSCQAFLRMLDQRTVRFGRTGKISADSFQKSFFEWEAVRFEVDSICKEEPFICPACTPNMLAVSVDGNRKHYRFKNAARSEEQAIFEGIFIAKDEDVTRFVDHIHSTTKHVGGRGVCGGEWSAARETSQRSASKVDEEGLELAVCRHGVLLCALNMYRGEIFAYPLYLQEKLASRQVTFFCMDVTCKYWPYLQRVAKSCPELQHLLNMRPFLSVFHAKAHDFKCEVKWSGAYQDGAGLTLGEEVEQCNAFLSRIAVTTKHMSKAGRTDMLTLMAMRWNQQKFRNLAVSLSRRYQKTRKALQSQLRNLESMKAQLAVTESQLEDWVSDVKEWADATVTTTNDADGLASRIEVLVASIKRRSQRLYKDTDGNKGRARIRRKIREEKGILTSVVEKYNRMVPSTESLCMETILSGETAWPWQLPHNDSVDLRTKRRAFDIIMSVRRLEEELKILVAEMDHHWKSLSTRADNLRELSRMFASEKMRNSPCGLSEEGLKGLQSIILRKQHKVREMKVQARDCYLQVLSGEGNINFLYSASADEYDSDCEMSDDGL; encoded by the exons ATGTCCATGAGTGATTCAGAAATCCAAGAAAATCTAATGGTCTTGGATAACTTGGTTGATCATCAAGAACTGAAGGATGAGCTCCAAAGTCTTGATGACTTTCTTGGTGAGCTGCAAGAAGAGGAGGCGGCAGCAGCACCAGCAAAGATGCCTGAGCCAAGGCAACCAAGGGTGCACTGGAGAAAAAGAGACGTGCATGGAAATATTGTCTATGCAAGGCCAAGATCAAGCAGGCATCAGTCAAAAAAGG CTGATCACATTCAGAACATTGATCCTCCCTTCAATGCTCCTGACACTAACTGTGAGGTGgcctttgctccagagactgtTG AGTGTTTTCTACAAGATCTCCAGCACTCACTGAGCGATTCCTCAGGTGATGAGGCATCACCTCTTGGAACCCCAAGAGATCCTCTTCTGGCATCCTCGAACTGGAGCATACGTCAGAGTCTCTTTTCAGAGAGGTGGAGGGCAGAGAGACCCCGTCTGGTAAACACGGCTGCAGCAAAAGAAAGTGTGGCAACACACATCTGCCAACAGTGTAGGAGCAGTCCAGCAGTTATCCGGTGTTGTGACTGTCGACCACGCCCCTTCTTCTGTGCTGAATGTGACATCAGCATGCACACCAGACATGTCCTCCACAATAGAGATGCCATGACTGCTGGATTCTTCCAGCCATTGCCTCCAACAACTGTTGTGGTGGATAAGGCTCTTTCCCAATGTG TGCGGCTTGTACCTGTGGAAATGCCTGAAAAAATCTGTGGTTGTTCACCAGAGTCATTGAGGGTCAGTCCAGGAAAGACTGTTGCTGTGGTCACAATGAATG GACGATATGATCTAAGCATGCCCGAGTTATTTTGTGAGGCATGCCAAGCCACTTGGACTGCTGCAGTGGCCGACCTAAACAGCAGTGACTACTGGCCGGCAACCCTTCAGTTTGCCACAATGTATACTACCGATATATTTTTCTCATTTGAGGAAATGAAGATGGTGACACCAGGACTGTCCTGCCAAGCATTTTTAAGAATGCTGGATCAGCGAACTGTTCGCTTTGGTCGT acTGGCAAGATCTCTGCAGACAGTTTTCAGAAGAGTTTTTTTGAGTGGGAGGCTGTACGATTTGAGGTGGACAGTATATGCAAGGAAGAGCCCTTCATCTGCCCTGCATGCACCCCAAATATGCTCGCCGTTTCCGTAGATGGAAACCGCAAGCACTACCGTTTTAAGAATGCTGCTAG atcTGAGGAACAGGCCATCTTTGAAGGCATCTTTATAGCCAAGGATGAAGATGTTACGAGATTTGTGGACCACATTCACAGCACAACCAAACAT GTCGGTGGGAGAGGTGTTTGTGGAGGCGAGTGGTCAGCAGCCAGAGAGACCTCCCAAAGATCTGCCAGCAAGGTAGACGAAGAGGGATTGGAGCTTGCGGTTTGTCGACACGGAGTGCTGCTCTGTGCTTTAAATATGTACAGGGGTGAAATTTTTGCCTATCCCCTGTACCTTCAAGAAAAGCTGGCCAGTAGGCAAGTCACTTTTTTTTGTATGGATGTGACCTGCAAATATTGGCCCTACCTGCAAAGAGTTGCAAAAAGCTGCCCAGAGCTCCAGCACCTCCTGAACATGAGGCCATTCCTTTCGGTATTTCATGCCAAAGcacatgattttaaatgcgaG GTGAAATGGAGTGGGGCGTATCAGGATGGGGCTGGACTAACACTAGGGGAGGAGGTGGAACAGTGCAATGCCTTCCTCTCTAGGATTGCAGTGACGACAAAACATATGTCAAAAGCAG GACGCACAGACATGCTGACTCTCATGGCCATGCGCTGGAATCAGCAAAAGTTCAGAAATTTGGCAGTTTCACTGTCTCGCCGATATCAGAAG ACCAGAAAAGCTCTGCAAAGCCAGTTACGAAACCTAGAGTCCATGAAAGCCCAATTGGCAGTGACAGAGAGCCAATTGGAAGACTGGGTCAGTGATGTAAAGGAGTGGGCAGATG CAACAGTAACAACCACAAATGATGCTGATGGCTTGGCCAGCAGAATTGAGGTCCTGGTAGCGAGTATCAAGAGACGTTCCCAGCGTCTCTATAAAGATACCGATGGGAACAAAGGTCGTGCCAGAATCCGCCGCAAGATCAGGGAGGAGAAGGGGATCCTGACATCTGTTGTGGAGAAATACAACAGAATGGTTCCGAGCACAGAAAGTCTTTGCATGGAAACCATTCTGTCTGGTGAAACAGCTTGGCCATGGCAGCTACCACACAATG actctgtcgaTCTAAGGACAAAAAGAAGAGCGTTTGACATCATCATGTCAGTAAGAAGACTTGAGGAAGAGCTGAAGATTCTTGTGGCAGAGATGGACCACCACTGGAAATCTCTTTCAACTCGTGCTGATAACCTCAGAGAGCTGTCCCGCATGTTTGCCAGTGAGAAAATGAGAA ATTCACCATGTGGCCTAAGTGAAGAGGGTTTGAAAGGTCTGCAGAGCATCATCCTCAGAAAGCAACATAAAGTCAGAGAAATGAAGGTGCAAGCAAGAGACTGTTACCTGCAAGTTTTGTCTGGAGAAGGCAACATCAACTTTTTGTACAGTGCTTCAGCTGATGAGTACGACAGTGACTGTGAAATGTCTGATGACGGACTGTAA
- the LOC125261722 gene encoding uncharacterized protein LOC125261722 isoform X1 produces the protein MSMSDSEIQENLMVLDNLVDHQELKDELQSLDDFLGELQEEEAAAAPAKMPEPRQPRVHWRKRDVHGNIVYARPRSSRHQSKKADHIQNIDPPFNAPDTNCEVAFAPETVECFLQDLQHSLSDSSGDEASPLGTPRDPLLASSNWSIRQSLFSERWRAERPRLVNTAAAKESVATHICQQCRSSPAVIRCCDCRPRPFFCAECDISMHTRHVLHNRDAMTAGFFQPLPPTTVVVDKALSQCVRLVPVEMPEKICGCSPESLRVSPGKTVAVVTMNGRYDLSMPELFCEACQATWTAAVADLNSSDYWPATLQFATMYTTDIFFSFEEMKMVTPGLSCQAFLRMLDQRTVRFGRTGKISADSFQKSFFEWEAVRFEVDSICKEEPFICPACTPNMLAVSVDGNRKHYRFKNAARSEEQAIFEGIFIAKDEDVTRFVDHIHSTTKHVGGRGVCGGEWSAARETSQRSASKVDEEGLELAVCRHGVLLCALNMYRGEIFAYPLYLQEKLASRQVTFFCMDVTCKYWPYLQRVAKSCPELQHLLNMRPFLSVFHAKAHDFKCEVKWSGAYQDGAGLTLGEEVEQCNAFLSRIAVTTKHMSKAGRTDMLTLMAMRWNQQKFRNLAVSLSRRYQKTRKALQSQLRNLESMKAQLAVTESQLEDWVSDVKEWADAATVTTTNDADGLASRIEVLVASIKRRSQRLYKDTDGNKGRARIRRKIREEKGILTSVVEKYNRMVPSTESLCMETILSGETAWPWQLPHNDSVDLRTKRRAFDIIMSVRRLEEELKILVAEMDHHWKSLSTRADNLRELSRMFASEKMRNSPCGLSEEGLKGLQSIILRKQHKVREMKVQARDCYLQVLSGEGNINFLYSASADEYDSDCEMSDDGL, from the exons ATGTCCATGAGTGATTCAGAAATCCAAGAAAATCTAATGGTCTTGGATAACTTGGTTGATCATCAAGAACTGAAGGATGAGCTCCAAAGTCTTGATGACTTTCTTGGTGAGCTGCAAGAAGAGGAGGCGGCAGCAGCACCAGCAAAGATGCCTGAGCCAAGGCAACCAAGGGTGCACTGGAGAAAAAGAGACGTGCATGGAAATATTGTCTATGCAAGGCCAAGATCAAGCAGGCATCAGTCAAAAAAGG CTGATCACATTCAGAACATTGATCCTCCCTTCAATGCTCCTGACACTAACTGTGAGGTGgcctttgctccagagactgtTG AGTGTTTTCTACAAGATCTCCAGCACTCACTGAGCGATTCCTCAGGTGATGAGGCATCACCTCTTGGAACCCCAAGAGATCCTCTTCTGGCATCCTCGAACTGGAGCATACGTCAGAGTCTCTTTTCAGAGAGGTGGAGGGCAGAGAGACCCCGTCTGGTAAACACGGCTGCAGCAAAAGAAAGTGTGGCAACACACATCTGCCAACAGTGTAGGAGCAGTCCAGCAGTTATCCGGTGTTGTGACTGTCGACCACGCCCCTTCTTCTGTGCTGAATGTGACATCAGCATGCACACCAGACATGTCCTCCACAATAGAGATGCCATGACTGCTGGATTCTTCCAGCCATTGCCTCCAACAACTGTTGTGGTGGATAAGGCTCTTTCCCAATGTG TGCGGCTTGTACCTGTGGAAATGCCTGAAAAAATCTGTGGTTGTTCACCAGAGTCATTGAGGGTCAGTCCAGGAAAGACTGTTGCTGTGGTCACAATGAATG GACGATATGATCTAAGCATGCCCGAGTTATTTTGTGAGGCATGCCAAGCCACTTGGACTGCTGCAGTGGCCGACCTAAACAGCAGTGACTACTGGCCGGCAACCCTTCAGTTTGCCACAATGTATACTACCGATATATTTTTCTCATTTGAGGAAATGAAGATGGTGACACCAGGACTGTCCTGCCAAGCATTTTTAAGAATGCTGGATCAGCGAACTGTTCGCTTTGGTCGT acTGGCAAGATCTCTGCAGACAGTTTTCAGAAGAGTTTTTTTGAGTGGGAGGCTGTACGATTTGAGGTGGACAGTATATGCAAGGAAGAGCCCTTCATCTGCCCTGCATGCACCCCAAATATGCTCGCCGTTTCCGTAGATGGAAACCGCAAGCACTACCGTTTTAAGAATGCTGCTAG atcTGAGGAACAGGCCATCTTTGAAGGCATCTTTATAGCCAAGGATGAAGATGTTACGAGATTTGTGGACCACATTCACAGCACAACCAAACAT GTCGGTGGGAGAGGTGTTTGTGGAGGCGAGTGGTCAGCAGCCAGAGAGACCTCCCAAAGATCTGCCAGCAAGGTAGACGAAGAGGGATTGGAGCTTGCGGTTTGTCGACACGGAGTGCTGCTCTGTGCTTTAAATATGTACAGGGGTGAAATTTTTGCCTATCCCCTGTACCTTCAAGAAAAGCTGGCCAGTAGGCAAGTCACTTTTTTTTGTATGGATGTGACCTGCAAATATTGGCCCTACCTGCAAAGAGTTGCAAAAAGCTGCCCAGAGCTCCAGCACCTCCTGAACATGAGGCCATTCCTTTCGGTATTTCATGCCAAAGcacatgattttaaatgcgaG GTGAAATGGAGTGGGGCGTATCAGGATGGGGCTGGACTAACACTAGGGGAGGAGGTGGAACAGTGCAATGCCTTCCTCTCTAGGATTGCAGTGACGACAAAACATATGTCAAAAGCAG GACGCACAGACATGCTGACTCTCATGGCCATGCGCTGGAATCAGCAAAAGTTCAGAAATTTGGCAGTTTCACTGTCTCGCCGATATCAGAAG ACCAGAAAAGCTCTGCAAAGCCAGTTACGAAACCTAGAGTCCATGAAAGCCCAATTGGCAGTGACAGAGAGCCAATTGGAAGACTGGGTCAGTGATGTAAAGGAGTGGGCAGATG CAGCAACAGTAACAACCACAAATGATGCTGATGGCTTGGCCAGCAGAATTGAGGTCCTGGTAGCGAGTATCAAGAGACGTTCCCAGCGTCTCTATAAAGATACCGATGGGAACAAAGGTCGTGCCAGAATCCGCCGCAAGATCAGGGAGGAGAAGGGGATCCTGACATCTGTTGTGGAGAAATACAACAGAATGGTTCCGAGCACAGAAAGTCTTTGCATGGAAACCATTCTGTCTGGTGAAACAGCTTGGCCATGGCAGCTACCACACAATG actctgtcgaTCTAAGGACAAAAAGAAGAGCGTTTGACATCATCATGTCAGTAAGAAGACTTGAGGAAGAGCTGAAGATTCTTGTGGCAGAGATGGACCACCACTGGAAATCTCTTTCAACTCGTGCTGATAACCTCAGAGAGCTGTCCCGCATGTTTGCCAGTGAGAAAATGAGAA ATTCACCATGTGGCCTAAGTGAAGAGGGTTTGAAAGGTCTGCAGAGCATCATCCTCAGAAAGCAACATAAAGTCAGAGAAATGAAGGTGCAAGCAAGAGACTGTTACCTGCAAGTTTTGTCTGGAGAAGGCAACATCAACTTTTTGTACAGTGCTTCAGCTGATGAGTACGACAGTGACTGTGAAATGTCTGATGACGGACTGTAA